A portion of the Streptomyces sp. YPW6 genome contains these proteins:
- a CDS encoding NACHT domain-containing NTPase, giving the protein MDPASVGTTARIASSVARPIIARLFVKEGPGAGLVDKPVRVSRLVSWGEKRSLNQLDMWKIARELVKAAIEANPHEPPIASDEREALADALAATLSALGSLEMDDVQAVRLGQEELARRLKGERPDATRDLSADATTLYDSLVDLSCLHILHFFTQRSTFVAHALVAQTRMLDEALRTLDALADRIPRPGSADEEFEARYLAHMDRKYGKLNIFGLDLSDPNRARWPLDTAYLNLELASQHAGSSPSANRQRVEEALSGCTRAMLRGMAGSGKTTLLQWIAVTAAQGTFPDGLAWLRGRVPFMLPLRALDQQPGLPRPEQFLGAAGSILHALQPEHWADRVLASGRGIVLIDGVDEVSESERPGLRRWLHDLVDLYPKTFFLVTSRPSAVDTHWLAELDFAEFNLLPMTRHDVDRFVDRWHEAVLTTLDEAEERQAVERCRDALNTTLRQKYDLYRLATNPLMCALICALHRDRLTHLPERRMELYAAALTMLLVRRDKEREIAAPQGLVPTEEAQVQLLQRIAYWLIRNGRSEAAQTTAVRIIREKLPAMPHLAPPDRAEEVFRYLLLRSGLLREPATGMVDFIHRTFQDYLGAKAAVEAEDLDLLAESGRDDQWDDVIRLAVGHARDGERAYLLRKLIELGDLTTDPRLRRRYHLLAAAALEHATTLDPAVRAAVNLRASALIPPATAVDAEELATAGDIVLDFLPGPERISSEQARATVMTIARIGGEAALDQLARFKRVADRDVRQEVALSWPYFDARAFTEEILDGLPMDDLTLHLTDPEQVTCLESLDRIPSLFLRGQMLTTELVNVLAPAKVHSLTIAPSSAVSIVLPGLAPLSGLRRLVIESCDVITDLTALGETSVVELFLHRLPDGVDLSFLTPASNLRCLTLSSPHGVPLPPTPLTHVTSLTMEGVLTGTELPDFAAAFPSLASLTLRLACQSYQSAVDLSLLRNVLRAQIDVTLVDGGKVHGLEDLPTERVVVRHEGRRRQEGRTWRHLRRFRT; this is encoded by the coding sequence ATGGATCCGGCCAGCGTCGGTACGACAGCTCGTATCGCCTCGTCAGTCGCACGGCCGATCATCGCCAGACTCTTCGTCAAGGAGGGACCGGGCGCCGGACTCGTCGACAAGCCGGTGCGTGTGTCACGGCTGGTGAGCTGGGGCGAGAAACGCAGCCTGAACCAGCTCGACATGTGGAAGATCGCCCGCGAACTGGTCAAGGCGGCCATCGAGGCGAACCCTCATGAGCCGCCGATCGCGTCCGACGAACGCGAGGCGTTGGCGGACGCCCTCGCGGCGACTCTGAGCGCTCTGGGCAGCCTGGAGATGGACGACGTCCAGGCTGTCCGGCTCGGTCAGGAGGAGCTGGCCCGCAGACTGAAGGGAGAACGTCCGGACGCCACCCGCGACCTGTCCGCCGACGCCACCACTCTGTACGACAGCCTCGTTGATCTGAGCTGTCTGCACATCCTGCACTTCTTCACCCAACGCTCGACCTTCGTCGCTCATGCGCTGGTCGCACAGACCCGCATGCTCGACGAAGCCCTGCGCACGCTGGACGCGCTGGCGGACCGGATCCCCCGCCCCGGCAGCGCTGATGAGGAGTTCGAGGCTCGCTATCTCGCACACATGGATCGCAAGTACGGCAAGCTGAACATATTCGGCCTCGACCTCAGTGACCCCAACCGGGCCCGCTGGCCACTGGACACCGCCTATCTCAACCTGGAACTGGCTTCGCAACATGCCGGAAGCTCGCCCTCGGCGAACCGCCAGCGTGTGGAGGAAGCCCTCTCCGGCTGTACCCGGGCGATGCTGCGGGGGATGGCGGGGTCGGGCAAGACCACCCTGCTCCAGTGGATTGCTGTAACCGCCGCACAGGGGACCTTCCCCGACGGGCTGGCGTGGCTGCGAGGCCGCGTGCCGTTCATGCTCCCTCTGCGCGCACTGGATCAGCAGCCGGGACTGCCTCGTCCCGAGCAGTTCCTCGGCGCGGCCGGCAGCATCCTGCACGCCTTGCAGCCCGAGCACTGGGCGGACCGAGTACTCGCGAGCGGCCGGGGCATCGTCCTCATTGACGGCGTGGACGAGGTCTCCGAGAGCGAACGTCCCGGATTGCGCCGCTGGTTGCATGATCTGGTCGACCTGTATCCGAAGACGTTCTTCCTCGTCACTTCCCGCCCGTCGGCCGTGGACACGCACTGGCTCGCCGAGCTCGACTTCGCCGAGTTCAATCTTCTCCCGATGACCCGGCACGACGTCGACCGCTTCGTCGACCGATGGCACGAGGCCGTCCTGACCACGCTCGACGAAGCCGAGGAGCGACAGGCGGTGGAACGCTGCCGCGACGCTCTGAACACAACACTGCGGCAGAAGTACGACCTGTACCGGCTGGCCACCAACCCCCTGATGTGCGCTCTCATCTGTGCCCTGCACCGCGACCGGCTCACCCATCTGCCCGAGCGCCGCATGGAGCTGTACGCCGCCGCACTGACCATGCTGCTCGTGCGTCGCGACAAGGAGCGCGAGATCGCCGCGCCCCAGGGGTTGGTACCGACGGAGGAGGCCCAGGTCCAGCTGCTCCAGCGGATCGCCTACTGGTTGATCCGCAACGGACGTTCGGAGGCGGCCCAGACCACCGCGGTCCGCATCATCCGCGAGAAGCTCCCGGCCATGCCACACCTGGCACCGCCCGACCGCGCCGAGGAAGTCTTCAGGTACCTGTTGCTGCGCAGTGGGCTCCTGCGGGAACCGGCGACCGGCATGGTGGACTTCATCCACCGTACGTTTCAGGACTATCTCGGGGCCAAGGCCGCCGTCGAGGCAGAGGACCTCGACCTGCTCGCCGAGTCCGGCCGTGACGACCAGTGGGACGACGTGATCCGCCTCGCCGTCGGCCATGCCAGGGACGGCGAACGCGCCTATCTTCTGCGGAAGCTGATCGAGCTGGGAGACCTGACCACCGACCCGCGGCTGCGCCGGCGCTACCACCTGCTGGCTGCGGCCGCGCTGGAGCACGCCACCACCCTCGACCCTGCGGTCCGTGCTGCCGTGAATCTGCGGGCCTCGGCCCTCATCCCTCCTGCCACCGCAGTGGATGCCGAGGAACTCGCCACCGCCGGGGACATCGTCCTGGACTTCCTGCCCGGCCCTGAGCGGATATCCTCGGAACAGGCCCGAGCGACGGTGATGACCATCGCGCGGATCGGCGGCGAAGCCGCGCTGGACCAGCTCGCCCGCTTCAAGCGGGTCGCCGACCGCGACGTGCGCCAGGAAGTCGCCCTGTCCTGGCCGTACTTCGACGCTCGCGCCTTCACCGAGGAGATCTTGGACGGGCTGCCGATGGACGATCTCACGCTGCACCTGACCGATCCCGAACAGGTCACGTGTCTGGAATCGCTGGACCGGATTCCGAGTCTCTTCCTCAGAGGGCAGATGCTGACGACCGAGCTCGTGAACGTCCTTGCCCCGGCGAAGGTCCATTCTCTGACGATCGCGCCGTCGAGCGCCGTGTCCATCGTGCTCCCTGGTCTAGCCCCGCTGAGCGGCTTGAGGCGACTGGTGATCGAGTCCTGTGACGTCATCACGGACCTGACCGCGCTCGGCGAGACTTCGGTGGTGGAGCTGTTCTTGCACCGGCTGCCGGACGGAGTGGATCTTTCGTTCCTGACGCCGGCCTCGAACCTGAGGTGCCTGACCCTGTCCTCTCCACACGGTGTTCCGCTTCCCCCGACGCCACTGACCCACGTCACCTCGCTCACCATGGAAGGTGTCCTGACGGGAACGGAGTTACCGGACTTCGCGGCGGCCTTCCCCTCGCTGGCTTCTCTCACCTTGCGTCTGGCGTGCCAGAGCTATCAGTCGGCCGTCGACCTGTCGCTGTTGCGGAACGTGCTGCGCGCACAGATCGACGTCACCCTGGTGGACGGCGGGAAGGTTCACGGCCTGGAGGACCTGCCCACCGAGCGTGTCGTCGTACGGCACGAGGGGCGGCGCAGGCAGGAAGGCCGCACCTGGAGGCACCTCCGGCGGTTCCGCACATAG
- a CDS encoding Asp23/Gls24 family envelope stress response protein, giving the protein MADTENLGTGTTTGRRSEGSRDRGRTTISDNVVAAIAGIAIRETEGVHSTGRGASKALGAVAGRMPGSGGSSAAGRAVKVEVGEKQAAIDVDVKVEYGTPIHELADRIRTNVTDAVETMTGLEVVEINIVVFDVHIPGDDDDDDSDDQGGSGGSSPRVR; this is encoded by the coding sequence ATGGCCGACACCGAAAACCTGGGCACAGGCACCACGACCGGCCGGCGCTCGGAGGGATCCCGTGACCGCGGCAGGACGACCATCAGCGACAACGTCGTCGCCGCCATCGCCGGCATAGCCATACGGGAGACCGAGGGCGTCCACTCCACAGGACGAGGAGCCTCGAAGGCCCTGGGGGCCGTCGCCGGGCGCATGCCCGGCTCCGGCGGCTCCTCCGCCGCGGGGCGCGCCGTCAAGGTGGAGGTGGGAGAGAAGCAAGCCGCGATCGACGTCGACGTCAAGGTGGAGTACGGCACACCGATCCACGAACTCGCCGACCGGATCCGGACCAACGTCACCGACGCCGTGGAGACGATGACGGGGCTGGAGGTCGTCGAGATCAACATCGTCGTCTTCGACGTCCACATCCCCGGCGATGACGACGACGACGATTCCGACGATCAGGGCGGCTCGGGCGGAAGCTCTCCTCGCGTCCGATAG
- a CDS encoding nickel/cobalt transporter: MTNTLRRALTTLAAGALVAVASVASAPAATAHPLGNFSVNYHTGLVLRPDRIDAHVVVDHAEISALQERSAIDADHDGKVSDDEARVHAEKTCSDLSGQLRLSVGGTQAEWRRSSATLVYENGEAGLRTSRLTCSLTSPADLTEPADIRAETDYDTRRVGWHEMTATGQDVRITRTDVPATSTTRELRRYPADPLASPLDQRSATLRSEPGQGRAAVPAVVADLPGAGVIGGVLARVTGAFDSLVGAREITLPVGLLALLLALVLGASHAAMPGHGKTIMAAYLAGRRGTRRDALTVGATVTLTHTAGVLVLGLALPVSTHLAGETVLMWLGAASGLLVTGIGLWLLTGAVRGRPQHNHHHHGPGHGHGHSHSHSHSHSHSHHHDHAHGADSPHPHGPAAPVSARDSAPVRELQATAAIATLAPPDHEHRPAGTQTASRDARRTSRSGLIGMGIAGGLVPSPSALVVLLGAVALGRTAFGVLLVIGYGLGMAATLTLAGLLLVRLRERIESHDRARTLRRNPLLRKLARTGPVVTSVLVIAVGLGLTLRAAAGNG; encoded by the coding sequence ATGACCAACACCCTGCGCCGAGCCCTCACCACCCTGGCCGCGGGCGCTCTCGTCGCCGTCGCGAGCGTGGCGTCCGCCCCCGCCGCCACTGCCCACCCTTTGGGCAACTTCAGTGTCAACTACCACACCGGCCTCGTCCTTCGGCCTGACCGGATCGACGCCCACGTGGTGGTCGACCATGCGGAGATCTCGGCACTCCAGGAACGCTCCGCCATCGACGCCGATCACGACGGCAAGGTCAGCGACGACGAAGCACGCGTCCACGCCGAGAAGACCTGCTCGGACCTGAGCGGGCAGCTCCGCCTGAGCGTGGGCGGCACCCAGGCGGAGTGGAGGCGGTCCTCGGCCACCCTGGTGTACGAGAACGGGGAGGCGGGCCTCAGAACAAGCCGCCTCACCTGCTCACTGACCAGCCCGGCCGACCTCACCGAGCCCGCCGACATCCGCGCCGAGACGGACTACGACACCAGGCGCGTCGGCTGGCACGAGATGACCGCCACCGGCCAGGACGTCAGGATCACCCGGACCGATGTACCGGCGACCTCGACCACCCGCGAGCTGCGCCGGTATCCGGCGGACCCCCTCGCCTCCCCGCTCGACCAGCGCTCGGCGACCCTGCGCAGCGAGCCCGGTCAGGGCCGGGCGGCCGTACCGGCGGTGGTGGCGGACCTCCCCGGCGCGGGTGTGATCGGCGGAGTGCTCGCCCGGGTCACCGGGGCCTTCGACTCGCTCGTCGGCGCCCGGGAGATCACCCTGCCCGTGGGGCTGCTGGCGCTGCTCCTGGCGCTCGTCCTCGGAGCATCCCACGCGGCAATGCCCGGCCACGGCAAGACCATCATGGCCGCCTACCTCGCGGGCCGTCGCGGCACCAGGCGGGACGCCCTCACCGTCGGGGCCACCGTCACCCTGACGCACACCGCCGGCGTCCTCGTCCTCGGCCTCGCCCTGCCCGTATCCACCCACCTGGCAGGAGAAACCGTCCTGATGTGGCTCGGAGCCGCCAGCGGACTCCTCGTCACCGGCATCGGCCTCTGGCTCCTCACGGGAGCAGTCCGGGGCAGGCCGCAGCACAACCACCATCACCACGGACCGGGCCACGGCCACGGCCACAGCCACAGCCACAGCCACAGCCACAGCCACAGCCACCATCATGATCACGCCCACGGGGCCGACAGCCCGCACCCCCATGGGCCCGCCGCCCCGGTCTCCGCACGCGACAGTGCGCCGGTCCGGGAACTCCAGGCCACTGCCGCGATCGCGACACTCGCCCCGCCGGACCACGAACACCGCCCGGCCGGCACGCAGACGGCTTCCCGAGACGCGCGGCGCACCAGCCGATCCGGCCTGATCGGCATGGGAATCGCCGGCGGCCTCGTCCCCAGCCCCTCCGCCCTCGTCGTGCTTCTCGGCGCCGTCGCCCTGGGGCGCACGGCCTTCGGCGTGCTCCTGGTCATCGGCTACGGACTCGGCATGGCTGCCACCCTCACCCTCGCCGGACTCCTCCTCGTACGCCTGCGCGAGCGCATCGAGAGCCATGACCGGGCCCGGACCCTCCGCCGCAACCCTCTGCTGAGGAAACTCGCGCGGACCGGCCCCGTCGTCACCTCAGTCCTCGTCATCGCCGTGGGCCTGGGCCTGACGCTGCGGGCAGCCGCCGGCAACGGCTGA
- a CDS encoding DUF4331 domain-containing protein translates to MKDSQSKPRSRHVLDRSLLVLGTTTLAAGLGAMTLAPGLSAASSHREAPLIAGDPRADNTDVYAFTSPDKSDTVTMVANWIPMEEPNGGPNFYAFGDDLRYNIKIDNTGDGVADVTYSWRFRSSYRDDANQFLYNTGQVTSLNDPDLNFRQVYDLVVTTGGKSRTVLRGVPAAPSRTGKASMPDYAALRKQATFALPGGGKTYAGQAEDPFFADLRVFDLLYGGDLSERGQDTLAGYNVNTIAIQVPKKQLALRGNSSRNPVIGVWSTTERAGVTVNDSRDAKVKKLWKQVSRLGNPLVNEVVVPLRFKDAFNTLNPSQDRTVQPVVDKVYDPILPKLIQQVYGVPAPKTPRNDLAEIYLTGICKVCGPIKADLNAHRLNKDAVLRKIVPAEELRLNMAVPPTAEPQRLGVLAGDLAGFPNGRRLADDVIDISLQAVEGAAQTGVLVPALADGDKVDTNEVAFGTSFPYVALPHTKNVNRGPGATGRSAEQTAAENTAASTAIRPTQAAALAGAGALLLGVGGFRLRRRRKES, encoded by the coding sequence GTGAAGGATTCTCAGTCAAAGCCCCGCTCACGGCACGTGCTGGACCGGTCCCTGCTCGTCCTCGGTACCACCACCCTGGCCGCGGGACTCGGAGCGATGACCCTCGCCCCGGGCCTCAGTGCGGCGTCCAGTCACCGCGAGGCACCCCTGATCGCCGGGGACCCGCGGGCGGACAACACCGACGTGTACGCGTTCACCAGCCCCGACAAGTCCGACACCGTCACGATGGTGGCGAACTGGATCCCGATGGAGGAGCCCAACGGCGGACCGAACTTCTACGCGTTCGGCGACGACCTGCGCTACAACATCAAGATCGACAACACCGGTGACGGAGTCGCCGACGTCACCTACAGCTGGCGCTTCCGCAGCAGCTATCGCGATGACGCGAACCAGTTCCTCTACAACACCGGCCAGGTCACCTCGCTGAACGACCCGGACCTCAACTTCCGCCAGGTCTACGACCTCGTCGTCACCACCGGAGGAAAGAGCCGCACCGTCCTGCGGGGCGTCCCGGCCGCGCCGTCCCGTACGGGCAAGGCGTCGATGCCCGACTACGCGGCCCTGCGGAAGCAGGCGACCTTCGCTCTGCCGGGCGGCGGCAAGACGTACGCGGGCCAGGCCGAGGACCCGTTCTTCGCCGACCTGCGCGTCTTCGACCTCCTGTACGGCGGCGACCTGAGCGAACGGGGGCAGGACACTCTGGCGGGCTACAACGTCAACACCATCGCCATCCAGGTCCCGAAGAAGCAGCTCGCCCTGAGGGGCAACTCCTCCCGCAACCCGGTCATCGGGGTGTGGTCGACCACCGAGCGCGCGGGCGTCACGGTCAACGACTCTCGTGACGCGAAGGTCAAGAAGCTGTGGAAGCAGGTGTCCCGCCTGGGGAACCCGCTGGTCAACGAGGTCGTCGTCCCGCTGAGGTTCAAGGACGCGTTCAACACCCTCAACCCCAGCCAGGACCGCACCGTCCAGCCGGTCGTCGACAAGGTGTACGACCCGATCCTGCCCAAGCTCATCCAGCAGGTGTACGGCGTCCCGGCGCCCAAGACGCCCCGCAACGACCTCGCCGAGATCTACCTGACGGGGATCTGCAAGGTCTGCGGTCCGATCAAGGCCGACCTCAACGCCCACCGCCTCAACAAGGACGCGGTGCTCAGGAAGATCGTCCCGGCCGAGGAGCTGCGCCTGAACATGGCGGTTCCCCCCACGGCCGAACCCCAGCGGCTCGGTGTCCTCGCGGGCGACCTGGCCGGCTTCCCGAACGGGCGCCGCCTCGCCGACGATGTCATCGACATCTCGCTCCAGGCCGTCGAGGGCGCCGCGCAGACCGGCGTTCTCGTCCCGGCGCTCGCGGACGGCGACAAGGTCGACACCAACGAGGTCGCCTTCGGCACCTCGTTCCCGTACGTCGCGCTCCCGCACACCAAGAACGTGAACCGCGGCCCCGGCGCGACCGGCCGCAGTGCCGAGCAGACCGCTGCGGAGAACACAGCGGCGAGCACCGCCATCCGGCCCACCCAAGCGGCGGCGCTCGCCGGGGCCGGCGCGCTCCTCCTCGGTGTCGGGGGCTTCCGCCTTCGCCGCCGCCGCAAGGAGAGCTGA
- a CDS encoding VOC family protein, translated as MATRLVQINMKAHDDAALGRFWAEALGWGIHSEGPGVTNLEPVGFSYPDAAAVCIDIIARPEPKTVKNRVHLDLATTSAAHQEELVARLKSLGATLVDVGQGDVPWTVMADPEGNEFCVLEPRPVYRGTGPIAAVVVDCTDPREMARFWGEAMDWTLHEVTDDRAAMRSAKGVGPYLEFLRTPGNKSGWNRVHLDVRPYPGDDPAAEAARLRSLGATDPGIDQSAIHWTILVDPEGNEFCLLTPA; from the coding sequence ATGGCAACACGACTCGTGCAGATCAATATGAAGGCCCACGACGACGCCGCACTCGGCCGGTTCTGGGCGGAGGCGCTCGGCTGGGGTATCCACAGCGAGGGCCCCGGGGTGACCAACCTCGAACCCGTGGGCTTCAGCTACCCCGACGCCGCGGCCGTCTGCATCGACATCATCGCCCGCCCGGAACCCAAGACGGTCAAGAACCGCGTGCACCTCGACCTGGCCACCACCTCGGCCGCCCATCAGGAGGAGCTGGTCGCACGTCTGAAGAGCCTCGGCGCGACGCTCGTCGACGTGGGGCAGGGCGACGTCCCCTGGACGGTGATGGCCGACCCGGAGGGCAACGAGTTCTGCGTCCTGGAGCCCCGGCCGGTCTACCGGGGAACCGGGCCGATCGCCGCCGTGGTGGTCGACTGCACCGACCCGCGGGAGATGGCCCGGTTCTGGGGCGAGGCGATGGACTGGACGCTGCACGAGGTCACCGACGACCGTGCGGCCATGCGCTCCGCCAAGGGCGTCGGCCCCTATCTGGAGTTCCTCCGCACTCCCGGCAACAAGAGCGGATGGAACCGCGTCCATCTCGACGTCCGCCCCTACCCCGGCGACGACCCGGCGGCGGAAGCGGCCCGGCTGCGTTCCCTGGGCGCCACCGACCCCGGTATCGACCAGTCCGCGATCCACTGGACGATCCTCGTTGACCCGGAGGGCAACGAGTTCTGCCTCCTCACGCCTGCCTGA
- a CDS encoding SDR family oxidoreductase, with amino-acid sequence MPDSPGGRRVRRVRSRPLDGRTAVVTGAARGIGEALAHSLSRNGMRVALLGRERTALERAAGSLPGPSVCVECDITDRTALAAAARRVAAELGPADVVVANAGIAVSGPFDRTSGELWQRVIDVNLIGSANTARAFLPQLRSTRGYFLQIASTAAFGAAPMMSAYCASKAGAESFALALRGEAEPDGVQVGIAYLHWTGTDMLTGIDDHPVLAALRRNQPRPARRVHSPDQVAQWLTQGITRRTPNIYAPPWLRWCQPLRPLFPALVARASRRELRSLRDEDTTSPAEVLGVGGRADWNASRASPRTARPDR; translated from the coding sequence ATGCCCGACAGTCCGGGCGGGCGCCGGGTCCGCCGCGTCCGCTCCCGCCCTCTGGACGGGCGGACCGCCGTCGTCACCGGCGCCGCTCGCGGCATCGGTGAAGCGCTCGCCCACAGCCTCTCCCGGAACGGGATGCGTGTCGCCCTGCTGGGGCGGGAACGGACGGCCCTGGAGAGGGCGGCCGGGTCCCTCCCCGGTCCGAGCGTCTGCGTCGAGTGCGACATCACCGACCGCACGGCGCTCGCCGCGGCCGCACGCCGTGTGGCGGCCGAACTCGGGCCCGCCGACGTGGTGGTGGCCAACGCCGGCATCGCGGTGAGCGGCCCGTTCGACCGTACCTCCGGCGAACTCTGGCAACGCGTCATCGACGTCAACCTCATCGGCTCCGCCAACACGGCCCGCGCCTTCCTTCCGCAGCTCAGATCGACCCGCGGGTACTTTCTCCAGATCGCCTCGACCGCCGCGTTCGGCGCGGCGCCCATGATGAGCGCCTACTGCGCGTCCAAGGCCGGAGCGGAGTCGTTCGCCCTGGCCCTGCGCGGCGAGGCCGAACCGGACGGGGTCCAGGTGGGTATCGCCTATCTGCACTGGACCGGCACCGACATGCTCACCGGCATCGACGACCACCCGGTCCTGGCGGCCCTGCGCCGCAACCAGCCCCGCCCCGCCCGCCGGGTCCACTCCCCCGACCAGGTCGCCCAGTGGCTCACCCAGGGCATCACCCGCCGCACCCCGAACATCTACGCCCCGCCCTGGCTCCGCTGGTGCCAGCCTCTGCGCCCCCTGTTCCCCGCACTCGTCGCACGGGCCTCCCGCCGCGAACTGCGCAGTCTTCGCGACGAGGACACCACCTCCCCCGCCGAGGTCCTGGGCGTCGGGGGCCGCGCCGACTGGAACGCCTCCCGGGCGTCGCCCCGCACCGCACGGCCCGACCGGTAG
- a CDS encoding fasciclin domain-containing protein, translating to MTAFRYRRAALALTAAAVLPLTLTACGGDDSSSDAAADKAASSAPAEDTSSAPAEGAAPADGPFGPACASVPKDGAGSFDGMAQDPVATAASNNPALSTLVTAVKKAGLVDTLNNAENITVFAPTNDAFAKIPKADLDKVLADKDMLTNILTYHVVGEKLSPTQLESGTYDTLQKSTLTTKGSGEDYTVNDTSKVVCGNVPTANATVYIVDTVLMPKS from the coding sequence GTGACTGCCTTTCGCTACCGCCGCGCGGCCCTGGCCCTCACCGCCGCCGCCGTCCTCCCCCTCACGCTGACCGCCTGCGGCGGGGACGACAGCTCCTCCGACGCCGCCGCCGACAAGGCCGCCTCCTCCGCCCCCGCGGAGGACACGTCGAGCGCGCCGGCCGAAGGCGCGGCCCCCGCGGACGGCCCGTTCGGCCCGGCCTGCGCTTCCGTACCGAAGGACGGCGCGGGATCCTTCGACGGCATGGCCCAGGACCCGGTCGCCACCGCCGCCTCGAACAACCCGGCCCTGTCCACCCTGGTCACCGCGGTGAAGAAGGCCGGCCTCGTCGACACCCTCAACAACGCCGAGAACATCACCGTGTTCGCGCCGACCAACGACGCCTTCGCGAAGATCCCGAAGGCCGACCTGGACAAGGTCCTGGCCGACAAGGACATGCTCACCAACATCCTCACCTACCACGTGGTCGGCGAGAAGCTCTCCCCGACGCAGCTGGAGAGCGGCACCTACGACACCCTCCAGAAGTCCACCCTCACCACCAAGGGCTCCGGCGAGGACTACACCGTCAACGACACCTCCAAGGTCGTCTGCGGCAACGTCCCCACCGCCAACGCCACCGTCTACATCGTCGACACCGTCCTCATGCCCAAGAGCTGA
- a CDS encoding tetratricopeptide repeat protein, with protein sequence MHPDHTAPTSAQPPAPSRGGRRLRRIVATMALGATMFAVGAVMLTPGGNTAPRPVGHHGPDGTPRGSIEALQARVARLPKDPGGWAALGMAYVQQARSTADPATYDRAEKALRTSLSVQGEGNTDAETAMGALAAARHDFPTALRWARRATTSGPYSSSAYGVLADAHTQLGHYDDADEAVQKMTDLRPDAASLARASYAFELKGDTARARALMQRSLAAAATPADRAFAQRVLADLDLQDANPREALARTRTALRTAPTDSALLETRARAYLALGDTTEAAADYRAAIAIAPLPHYLLGLGELEQALGHSQRAAENYELLRAQDRIREAAGDPADTDVILFEADHGNPRRAVTLSEETLRNRPFVAVHDAYAWALHRAGRDVEALAQADKALAQGTRSALFRYHRAAIHHALGDPEAARRDLTEALREPGFHPLHADAARDLLQRIDTTP encoded by the coding sequence GTGCACCCGGACCACACCGCACCCACGTCCGCTCAGCCGCCGGCCCCGTCACGCGGCGGCCGACGGCTGCGAAGAATCGTGGCCACCATGGCCCTGGGCGCGACGATGTTCGCCGTCGGCGCGGTCATGCTGACCCCCGGCGGGAACACCGCACCCCGTCCGGTCGGCCACCACGGGCCGGACGGGACGCCCCGAGGGTCGATCGAAGCGCTCCAGGCCCGGGTGGCCCGGCTGCCGAAGGACCCCGGCGGCTGGGCCGCCCTGGGAATGGCCTACGTCCAGCAGGCGCGCAGCACCGCTGACCCGGCCACCTACGACCGGGCCGAGAAGGCGCTGCGGACCTCCCTCTCCGTACAGGGCGAAGGCAACACGGACGCGGAGACCGCGATGGGCGCCCTGGCAGCGGCCCGCCACGACTTCCCCACCGCGCTGCGCTGGGCCCGCAGGGCAACCACCAGCGGACCCTACAGCTCCTCCGCCTACGGAGTCCTCGCCGACGCCCACACCCAGCTCGGCCACTACGACGATGCCGACGAGGCAGTCCAGAAGATGACGGATCTCCGTCCGGACGCCGCCTCCCTCGCCCGTGCCTCCTACGCCTTCGAGCTCAAGGGAGACACCGCCCGGGCCCGCGCCCTGATGCAACGGTCCCTGGCGGCAGCGGCCACCCCGGCCGACAGGGCTTTCGCCCAGCGTGTTCTGGCGGACCTGGACCTCCAGGACGCGAACCCCCGCGAAGCCCTGGCCAGGACGCGGACCGCCCTCAGGACCGCCCCGACGGATTCGGCCCTCCTGGAGACCCGTGCCCGCGCCTACCTGGCCCTGGGCGACACCACCGAGGCCGCCGCCGACTACCGGGCGGCCATCGCGATCGCCCCCCTGCCGCACTACCTGTTGGGCCTGGGTGAACTGGAGCAGGCCCTGGGCCACAGCCAACGGGCGGCGGAGAACTACGAACTCCTGCGCGCACAGGACCGTATCCGGGAAGCAGCCGGCGACCCGGCGGACACCGACGTGATCCTCTTCGAAGCGGATCACGGCAACCCGCGACGCGCTGTCACCCTGTCCGAGGAAACCCTCCGCAACCGCCCCTTCGTCGCCGTCCACGATGCGTACGCCTGGGCCCTGCACCGCGCCGGCCGAGACGTCGAAGCCCTCGCCCAGGCCGACAAAGCCCTCGCCCAGGGCACCCGCAGCGCACTCTTCCGCTACCACCGCGCCGCCATCCACCACGCCCTCGGCGACCCGGAAGCGGCCCGACGCGACCTGACCGAGGCGCTGCGCGAGCCGGGCTTCCACCCCCTGCACGCCGACGCCGCCCGCGACCTGCTCCAGCGAATCGACACCACACCATGA